DNA from Lagenorhynchus albirostris chromosome 15, mLagAlb1.1, whole genome shotgun sequence:
CAGGACTCAGTTttcctatttccatttctgtTGACTCTGCTTTCCTCTCTGGAGCCTTCATTCTCAGGCAGCCTCCCTCTACGTGGAAGTCTGCAAAAGCTCCAGGCCTACGTCTTATGGGCTTGACACCATAGTGGACAAAGAGCTTCTCTTTCCTATTAGTTCCACTGAAAGTCTCAGGAATGTGTCTCATTGGCCTAAATCGGGTCATGTGCCCCTCTATCAACCAATGACTGTAGCCAGGGGGATGGGATATAATGATTGGTCAATCCTGGGTCACATGCACATCTAAGACTTCCTAAGTCCCACCTGAGCCACATAGACATTTCAAATACAGGTGGCGTCATTGGAAGAAGAAGGGGTGGATACtggcaaggaaaaacaaaagaagtccTCTATAGATGTTAGAAGGTGGCCGGCAAAATGCTAATAACATCTTTTAAAGTTctaaagtcagggcttccctggtgtgcagtggttgggagtccgcctgccagtgcaggggacatgggttcgagccctggtcctggaagatcccacatgccacggagtggctaggtccgtgcgccacaactactgagcccatgagccacaactactgaggcccgtgcgcctggagcccgtgctccgcaatgggagaagtcaccgcgatgagaagcccgcgcactgcaacaaagacccaacgcagccaaaaataaataaattaataaatttatttttttaaaaaaagtcctaAAGTCAAATACATTTGGGGAATACTAGATTAGGCAAAGAGAAACAAAGGTTTCTCACAGGATCCCTCAGAGCCATGAACTCAGCAAAGTGCACTTGACTCTGCCCGGAGGATTTAGAGAATGCACTTTTCCCAAACTCTCCTGAAAGCAGAAGGCTTCCTTGAGAAGCTTCTCTCGGGACTCATGCGCCACACAGTGCATTCTGGAAAACAATGGCACTGAATACCACAAACGGCCCGAGCTCTTGCAACAGGCACTGTCGATGCCTTGTCCGTGGCCCTCCTCACCATTTCAGGGCTCACTGGCCCACGCATCTGCCGGCACCTGCCTTCCTCTGCTCCAGGCTTGCTGGGGCCACTGGTGCCCACTGTGCCCACGTGAGTGGCAGGCCAGAAGTTCTGGAGAATTAACAGCCCCCCTTTCCCTGGAGCCACCCTCAGTTGGTGAGTAATGGGCGAGGTTGTacaaataccccagctccctccccaggCAGGATGGCTCATACCCACCCACTCCACAAGGCCCCCAGACTGCCCTGGCAGGGCTGTGCCCCAGTTGCCCACATGTGTAACTGGCTCTATAATGCATCCTTTGTTGGCTGCCTTCTCTTTCCTGTCTCACTCCCCTGTCAGTGTTTTTGGGaccacctcccaaataaactatttgCACTGGGACCCTTATCTCAAGGACCGCTTCTGAGAGACCCCAAATCAATAGGGCTGTTACCTTCCGATGGCCTTTACAAGCACCCAATTTTCTCCCCAGCAATTCCAGTAAACATTGTCTCTCACTTATCACTAAATCTACCTTTCCTCCAGCAACGGACTTCAAGAAAAAATCTGTTTCTGCTCCCCAGCTGCAGGGATTCCACCTACTGACCGCCCCACTATGCTAAgaaccccagcccagccccgtaGACCTCGTTGCCTTGACTCTCTGTCCCTCCTGGCTCATCCACTGGTGGAAGCAAAGCCACATTCTCTTGCTGATCCAAGAAACACCAGTGGGAAGCTGCTTCGTGCCTCAGGGCACACCCCGCCCCCAACCCACCAAGGCAAGGACCCAGAGTCACCTTGGACTTCCCCAAGCCTTGCGGCCCACGGCCAACCCATCACCACGTCCTTTGCTTCTGCCTCCAACATCCCCTTCTACCACCTCGCTCCACGGCCACCGCCACGTCTTCAGCTAGCCCACCATGTCTCCCGTGGATCTCTCTGGGAGCCGCCTCACGGATCCCACCTCAGGGCCCTTGCCTACGTTGCTCCTAAAGCCTGGAGCGCCGTGTGCAACTCACCTACTGGGCGCAGACCGACCGGCCCCTCTCAGCCTCCTGTTTACTGCCTCCTAAAGCTGCCCTACTTTTCTGCCTCCATCCACTGCCCCCTTAGGTCTTGGCCTCCCTTCTTATTACAAAACCATTCAGATTTGCAAACACTTGAGAGACACGTATCATACACCTCTGTATCCAACCCTGCTTAATACGAACAAGACATTACACATAACACGGAGGCCCTTCCTGAACTCCTTCCCAGGTATCCTCCCCCTCTGGCCCATGGTAGCCACCCTCCAGAGTTTGATATTCCTCATTCCTttgcctatctttttttttcttttctttttcttttttttggccgcgattcacggcttgtgggatcttagctccctgaccagggatggaacacatggcccatggcagtgaaagcacagagtcgcAACCACTGGACTGACTGGGAATTCCGTCCTTTGCCTATCTTACTATCCTTGCATATATGTGTATCCCTGGACAACATGTACAGGTTTTTCATGTATTTaggtttatataaataaaacacttgctttccttttctcactTCACCTTCTGCTGGTGATATTTATCGGAGGTGACATGTTGCTCCAGTCCACTGATCTTTCTCTGCTGGTGGGTCTCCACGGTGTCACTGGACTGCAGGCCCTCCGTCCACTCTCCCAGTGACGGTGTCGGCTGTGTCCCGCTGTCAGCCATTACAGTTTGCCCTGAGCCCCCTGGACCTACCCCTTAGCCCACGTGCTGCTTTGTCCAGGTTTACACCCAGGGATATGCTAGGCAAAGGGACACACCATCTTCAGCTTGACTGATGTCGCTAGGTTATTCTCAGGGTGGTGGCACCAACATGACCTTGTTGGTAAACTGTTTCTGTCCCTCAGCCCAGGCATAAAGGTGCCTCTGCCCTTTTCTATTTCCTCCCAATAAAAtgacttggacttccctggtggtccagtggttaggactccgcgcttccactgcagggggcgtgggttcgatccctggttggggaactaagatcccacatgccacacatcggccaaaaaaaaccaaaaaaaaagaccatgcCACCTGTTGATGTCCAGCTTGTCCAAACACTTCCCcagacctccctcccccacttctccaACAGGCCTCTCACAACCTCCCCGCCTGGTGCAGCGGCTCCTAATACAACACCCAGAGCAAGGGTGCTGGCAGCAATGACTCTGGACGCCAACAGGCCCAGATCTCAGCCCAGATTTGCCACTGAAAATCacttttcctctctgagcctgtgtttcctcacctgcaaaatggagatacgCACAGTAACTGACAACAGGGGCGTGACAATGATGAAATAAGCACGGAAATGTGGCAGGCGCTATATAGAGGAGCTGTTGCTATTACCTTTGGAGGCCAGAGGACACCAACAACTTTGCATCCCGCTCAGGACTACTCTAGTTGTATGTGACAGAAACCCCAAATCAAGCTGGTTGAAGAAAACTGGTCATTTATTGGCCCAAGTAACCAGAGTCTGAGGGGATATCTCGCTTCAGGTGTGACTAGATCCAGGCATTCTGACACCACCAggaagccagccctgcccacctccaggcCTTCTCTCTTCCATACTGGCTTCATTCTTGGGATGCTCTCCAGGTGGGGGCTCCAGGACCACATTCTCCCAGCTTCACAACTGCCATGAACAAAAAgcttctcctgggcttccctggtggcgcagtggttgagagtctgcctgccgatgcaggggacacgggttcatgccccggtccgggaagatcccacatgctgtggagcggctgggcccgtgagccatggccgctgagcctgcgcgtccggagcctgtgctccgcaacgggagaggccacaacagtgagaggcccgcgtaccacaaaaaaaaaaaaaaagcttctcctTCCTGACACTTCCTGCTCATGTCCAGCGCTGGGCCTCACTCTGGCCAGGTTGTCACACGCCCGCACGGGGGCCAGTCCCAACGACCAGGGTATCCACCAGACCCTCGTACTCAGAGTGGGGGGTCTTGGAGCAGCAGCAGTAGAACCACTTGGGAGCTCGTTAggaatgcagagtctcaggctaCATCCCAGAtggactgaatcagaatctgcattttcgcAAAACCCCCAGGTAAGTCATCTCTAAGTCAAGTCTGAAGAGGACTGTGCTGCCCGTTAACTTTTTCAGTTGCTTAGACAATTTTGAAAGTTCTGTTTTATTAAGGACCACAAAAAGTAAGAATTAAGAAAGccatttgagggacttccctggtggcactgtggttaaaaatctgcctgccaatgcaggggacacaagttcaagccctggtctgggaggatcccacatgccacggagcaaccgggcctgtgcgccacaactactgagcctgcgctctagagcccatgctccgcaatgagaagccaccgcagtgagtaACCcgtgctctctgcaactagagaaagcccgtgcgcagcaacaaagactcaatgcagccaaaaactaattaattttttttaaaaaagcaagccCTTTGAGGTCATCAAGTCCACCCCCTtgttttaaagatggagaaaccAGGGGCCGGTGGGGAAGGGTCTTGCTCTAGACGCCCACCCAGCGCTTCCCCATGCCCTGTTCTCCCATCACCTCGGCCGTCGTCTGCCACTTCCAAGGACTAACTCATGAGGAGATGCACCTGAGCCCCAGGAGTGCCAGCTGGGCTCAGAACTGCCTCACTCAGAAGGTGACGTGTCCCAGGCTTCGTCCAGTCACTCACACATACCTGGTCAGGACCCTCGGGAGCACAGAGGGTCTGCAAGGATGgagacccacacacacacacacacacacacacacacgtgcgcgcacacacacacacactcaggacCTCAGACACAGCCCACCCTCACCCTGACTCCGACCCACTGGGCCCCCCAAAGCTAAGAGCACTACGGACCACAGCAGCCTTTATTCTGTtacagagcagggctggggccagggtggCTTGTTCTCAGGCTGCATCAGAAGGTGCAGAGTACTGGGGCCACACGGACGGGACCCCGGAGTGACAATAAGTTAGGGGGAGAGTTCTCAGGCTGTCGTCAGGTTGGAGGCGGGGCGGGATGCCGAGTGGGGGCCACAGAGCCGCTGCCGGCTGCTCAGCTCAGCACTCCCAGGCAAGGCTGGCTCCAGACCCCACGTGGCCTCCCACTGAAACACAGCGGgccagggacagagggaggggtaCAGGGTCAGGAGGTCGGTGGCGGCCACAGGGGCCCCAGACTCAGAGAGGAGAGGGCGGGGAGGGCCCGCAGGCCCGGGGCAGGGCCGGGCCGGGCGGGCCTCTCACCGGGCCTTCAGTGGATCTGCAGATTCTCGTAATCTGGAGCTTCCTCACCCTCCACCTCCTGGGAACTCCGGCCGGCTGCGAGGGAAGGGGGGTTGGTCTTCAGCTGACAGGCCATCCCGCTCTCCTCCAAGGCAGCTCCCCCAGCGTCTGCCCTACCTCCCCCGACACACACCAGGCTCGGTCCTCGCCACGGGCGGCAGCTCCTGGGACACGTTCACGTACTCCCGGCTCCCATCTGTGGGGACAGGTCAGAAGGAGGGACGGCCATACCGAAAGGGAGGCAGGCCACACTGAgggtgagagaggaggaggaCACCCAGGCAGAGGGTGAGGAAGCCAGAGAGGGGGCGGTGGGCACCCTCAAGGCCGGAATGAGagtgaggatggggtggggggggtgcaaGAGTGAGGAGGGAAGGCAGACCCCAGCCACTCACCCAGAGACGCATCCGCGCTCTCCTCACTCTCAGGGACATTCACGTAATCTTCCCCCGACTCCACTGCAGGAAAAGCATTGGCGCCCACGCACTGTTACCCAGACCCCCCGAGGCAGACACCCAGAGGCTCCCAACCGCAGCCCCCAAAGACTTTTGACATAACCAGCCCGAGACTCCTACACACAGACCCCCAGAGACCATCCCCACTGTCAGCcccagagggaggcagggagggcggTCCAGACCTGCCACGCGGGTGGCGATGGAGAGAAGTAGGACGACTTGACCAGAATTGATTAGGGGAAACGGAATTGTGGGAGGAGGGACAGCAGGCCCCAGCGTGTCCCCCAGGCCAGGGAGCAGGGACGGGGAGCGGCTCAGGGTGGTGGGGCTGGGCGACACGTGTGCGGAAGGAAACAACACGCGGGGCTGGGCCGAGTCAGAGGCGCCATCAGCCCCGTTGGCCCCTCCTCCTCAGCCAGGCCTGCCCTGACCCCCCTCTCCTGTCCTTGTCCCTTCCTAGCGCTTAGCGCCATTGACGACATcttattctttcatgtgttgacTTATTTCTCCCTGAGGATGTGGACAAGGCAGGCTTCGGAGTCAGACTGCCCAGGTTCAAGTCCAGCTCCAGCATTAACTAACTGTGCAACCTCAGGCAAGCTACCTAaccgctctgggcctcagttttctcatctgtaaaatagggtgaGGAACGGTACCCACCACACAGGGGTGTTGTGAAAACGGTGAATTAAAATAAGGCCTGTCATACCGTCAGTGCCGCCAAGTTTCTGTTAAATAAACAAATCGTTGTACAGATGGGACAAgtgtggggcaggaggggaagggaCAGGCTCAAAAGCCCCTGGGAATTGTGACGTTTAATATTAATAAGTTAATACACATAAAACTCTTAGTAGGGCATGTAGTAGGCCTTCAATAATGTTAGTTGTTTTAATCACAACTCTGCCTCATTAGATGTGATTATATCAGGGGCACCCAGTAAATATGATGGatgactgaatgagtgaatgaatgaatgaaaataagcaCTTGGACAGATGGTCTGGGGCTCAAGAGAGAGGCCGTGAGTTGAGAATCAGGATGGCACATGAAGCCAGGGTGTGGAAGTCAAGACCCAGAGCAAGtatagagaggaaggagaggaatggAACACTGAAGATCACAAGACACTTAGAAAAGCCTCGAACAGGCAGGATGGAACCAAAACGAAGAGAGAAAGGCAGCCCAAAGGAAACTGAAACAAcacagaaagcagaagaaaacttCCCAAAGAAACTCCCAAAAACACGACCTATAACCTACTTCTCCTTAGAGATTTACGAGATGATACTGCCTTTGTGAGACAAGATAGGAGGCTATGAAAAAGGAACATTCAGAGATGAAGAAAGGGCTTTTGGACAAGAAAGATGAAAGCATAGactcaaaagaagaataaagtcaaGGAAATCTTGCagacaataaaagcaaaagacaaggagggaagagaagagaaaaggtaaGGAAATCAGACGATCGGAGCCGGAAGTGCCCCTATCTGAAGGACAGAAGTgctagaaagagagaagagagaaaatggaggggGAGCAAACAtccaggaggagagggaagagccGAGGGGCCGCAGCACAGAGGGGCGGGGAGTGGTCAGAAGGCCGACTCACTGGAGAAGGCGCTATCTCGGAGGCCAGGGTTGCTGGACGCAGGAGCTGGTGGGACGGCGGCGCCAGTGGCCGGGACGTTGTCAGGAAGCACGACCCTGAGGGGAGCCAAGGAGCGGGTGAGCAAGGAGCCCCGGCCTCAGCTCCCACCTCCCGCCTGGCCACTCACAAGTAGCCCTCGGGATAGTCTTCCTCATCCTCATCTTCGTCCGCATCCTCACAGACTGCCTCTGGGGTGGGTAACGACACAGGGTCAGCGGAGCCCAGGACaggccccagcctcctcccaACCAGGGCCGCCGGGGCCCCTGACGCACCCTCGTTCTCATAGCTGGCCACACTGTTGGCTgcagagagagcaggagagggagacTGAGCTAGCTCACAGGGGCCTGTCCTCTGCCTGGCCCCAGCCCCACGGGCCCGGCTCCACGCTTACCACCATCTGAGTCCTGCTGGGAAGACGGCATGCGGGGGGAGCCTCCGGGGGCCTGTGGGGATCTCCTGGGAATCAAAGGTCAGagggcaggctggggtggggctctGGGGCAAGAGGGATTGCAACAGGGAAAGAGGCCCCCAATCCAAGCAGGTGAGGGGGTAAAAAGGGGGATTTGGAGGGGAAGCGGCCACTTACGGGATACGGAGCAGGTCTGGCTGGCTCTGGAGCAGGTAGGTCACAGGCGGGTAGGAAGTGGCTGGTGGCCAGGAGGCGGCTGTGGCTGAGAACACAGGACCAAGCTGAAGGAATGACTCCAAAGCTCACGCCCCTACCCTGGACAAGGCCTCGAAGGGCAGACTAACCCACGACACCCCTGTGCCCTGGACAGGCCTGGTGGGGGGGGCacccatctccctccccacccccagctcaggTCAAGGCCATGTGGGCAGCCACAGGGGGAAACTGAACAAAGGCACACACTCTCCCACCCACGCCAGGAGATGCTCCCCCCGCGTCCAAGGAAGGTGACCCTCCATGTACTCACGAGGCGGTTTGATCACGATGCTACTTGGGGTCAAACTAGCAGGAGAGACACAGTTTGGGTAAACAGCTGGGAGAGGCCCCAGACCCCATCTCAGtcccctggggcccagccctgcaCGGGGTATTGAGGGAGACACCCAGGGCGGACGGGGCAGACTCACCCATCGGAGGCAGCAGTGTCATATGAGCCTGGGGAAGAGAGGGCCCGTGAGGCAGGAAAAGGGGGTGACGAGGGCAGAGGGTGATGGAGTACGGGGCTCTCAGCGACTCGAAAGTTAAAGAGGGACAAAGGAGTTGGGGCGTGGGGTGAGGATCCCTGTCGGTGTGTCTGAGCACCCAGACACCCCACCAGTACCCACTCACCTGGCAGCTCTCGGCAACGCACACACAATGCCATCAGCAGCACAGCCAAGAGAGGCAGCAGCAGGAGGCCCAGCACAAAGAGGACCAGGCTGCCTGCCTCCATCTGCAGGGGAGAGCGTGGACCGGGCCTAGCTGCTCGCCGCACACCCCTTGGGGACAGAGCAGCAGCAGGGCAAGGGCCAGGCCACAAAGGGTACAGGGGCTGAGCGGGCACGAGGCTGGGAGCCTGGTGGGGGGCAGCTGCGCCCTCCTCGGGGGCTCCCTGGGTCTCCTCCCCTCAGCGGGCGTCAGCGCAGGCTCTGGAAGACCCTTGAACCCAGGGCGGTGAGGCCCTGACCTGGAGTCTGGCGCCAGCCACCCCTACACAGACCCTGTGCCCCAGCCCTACCTGCCCCTGGACTCTGCGCCTGCCTCTCCTCAGTGCCTGCCTGCCTGTGGCAGGAAGCTGTGGTGAGCGCCGGGTGAGGGCAGGAAATCATCAGGGCTCAGCTGGCTgcaccctcccccttcccacccccacccagccagtggggagggggaggaggcggCCTCAGGAGCCGGCCTGGGCCCTCAGGAAGGGTCTGCTGGTCCCCGGGACAAGGGGCAACTCAGACCAGTGGGAGGAGGAAAAGATACTTGCAGGCCAGCCAGCTGCTGTGCCCTCCACAGCGCGGCTCAAGGAGGCGGCAGGGAGGGAGGCCCTGACACCAGGAATTCTGAGGGGCCCAGGGCGtgcccaccccacctcaccctgGCCGGCCTGCCAAGAAGGGCGGGCTCTCGGGGAGACACGGGCGTAAGCGACTCCCGGTCACACCGAGCCAGCTCACTCCGCCCCCTCATTCACTGGCCCAGAAGGGCAGGGATTTGCCCAAGGGCCCGCAGGAGTGACCCAACAGCCCCTGGGAACCTGGGACTAGAGAGGGGGCGTCCCCTGCAATCCAGGGGTCACTAGCACCCAGAGAGACTCCAGCAGGCACTTGGGGTCTGGCTACAAACTTTATTCAGTTACAAATAGCACCGAGCCCCTGGGGCTGCTCCAGTGGCGGGGGATCCCCCTCCCGGACCCCCAGAATCCCCTCTTGGCCACCTGTGTAGTGTGTAGGAGCTGGAACACGGCCCAAGGCCCCTCCTAGAAAATGGGCCAGCCGAGGATTTGGGCCCGGGCACCTCCTGGGGTGGGCCCAGGGCCAGCTGTGGTAGATGTGCAGGTAGCAAGCGGCGACCCCTCAGATGAGCACACTGGACACGGGGACCCGGGTGGAGCGTCCTCTCTGGGGCACCACGATGCGGTCATCAGCCGGCCCGGCCTCACGCAACAGACCTGTCGGAGAGGGATCAGAGCCAGGgctggatggacagacagacacaggGCCAGGGAGGGGACAAACAGGCACTAGCAAACGGATGGGGCAGCAGAGCCACACAGTGGGGCATCAGCTCGTGGGACAGGGAGACCCGAGGccgagggaggggagggctgtgGACTGAGGGCTGCCAGGGACATGgggctgggtgggtggatggatggacaagcAGGCAGCATCATGAAGTTAGGCAAGGAGCTGTGGACGGACAGTGGGGAGGCCCGACCGACCCTGCACGTGCAGCTGGGCCCGCCGGCGGTCGCCCTCAATGAAGATGGCAGCGCCCAGGAAGGCCGCGCCGCCCAGCGCCCCCATGAAGGCGCAGAGCATGAGTGAGAACTGCAGGGCCCGGAACTCAGACAAGAAGGAGGGGGGCCAGCCCTGGCGGAGGCGGTCGGAGATCTGCAGGTAGACAGGGAAAGAAAAGTCAGGAGAACGGAGAGGAAGCCCCTGAACTCCAGGAGAATGAAGAAGACTTAGGCCTGGACCGTACCGGTAGAAATCTGACAAGACAAAATCGTGCCCACCCAGCTGAGCCTCCGAGGTGaagggtgcctggcacaggggACTCGGATGCCTCACTAGGGTGAGACCCTCTAATCTGGCCTGTGCTCAGGCCACTGGCCGCCAGCCGGTACTGGGAATGTGGGGTCCCCCGAGCCCCATCCCAGGCCCAGCCAAGGGACCGTGCTCACCAAGCCAATCAGGTAGGGGCTCCCAGCGTCACCCAACAGGTGGGACAGCACGATCTGAAAGGCTTCAGCAGTGGAGCGGCGTGTGGGGATCACCACATACTGGGAGGAAAGAGGGGCAGGAGACAGGGCCAAGGCTCAGCCTAGGCTGAGGTCAGGTGAACCCCAGCTCAGAGGTGTGGCTGGGGTGAAGGGCAGGGCGGGCCCGGGCTACAGGCCCACCTGGGGTTGGACTCTGAAGTCAGTCCAGGGCTGGGTTTTGAAGAAGGGGTGAAGGTCACAGTTCAAGGCAAGTGAGGTCCCCTGCCCCAACTCCCTGCTCCCATCACCCTCTGGGGTAACCCTGGGCCACCTACTCACCAGCAGAATGTCAGCCACAATGGCCCAGTTCATGGACAGCAGTGTctctccaataaaaatgaaaatctgggGGATGGGAGGTAGGCAGTGAAGGAGGGGGAACAGGGTGGGGCGTTGGTCTCATCACAAGAAgagcaaacacatggagggttcACTAGGTACCAGGCCCacctattaactcatttaaccctcacaacaccCCTAGGAGACAGTTGCTActtttattcccactttacagaagatgaaactgagcacagagaggttaagtcacttgcccaatgtcacacagctaagaacggccagagctgagattcaaacccaggcattcCCACTCCAGAGTTGGCTCTGACCCTAGTCCTGCCCCAGTGCACCATTCCTCCAACCTGGACCCAGAACACCCCCTTAGACACCTGCTGGCTACTCACATAGGTGGCCACGATGCTACCACGGGCACAGGCGAgggacaggaagaggaagggTGAAGAGCCCAGGAGGCCAGCAGCACAAACCAGCGGGTCAGCCCGGGGGTTGGAGCGGCGGAGTCGGCGGCTGATCTCCACGCCCAGGCCCACACCCAGGACCCCAGTGAGGCAGGTGATGAGCCCAAAGATGaggctggggggaaggagaggggcaaGGGGGCTAGCCTCACCCCCATGGCCCAGAGAGAACGATCGTCCATCCCGGCCACCCTCACAACCCAGGTCTATCCAGGCACAGCACCCCATGGTTCACAAGAGGAAGGCACCTATTCCCAGactaggaaactgagactctgggAGAGGAAGTAGCTTGTGGAGTCAGGATTCACACTCTCCTTGCCTGAGTCTGAATCACAGACTTTCTCCACTTCATCCCCTGCCACCTGTAGGGCTACCCAGACCAGACCCCATCTGGGTACCTGTCAGAGGAAGAGCAGGAGtctccaggaaggcagggggGGGTCTCCCCCAAGACCACACGGGAACGCAGCAAGAAAGCAGGAGCCCAAAGTGCCAGGGAGCCCGTGacaaaggccacagcagtgaaaccAAGGGAAGACAGGATGAAACTAGGACTGCAGACAATTAGGAGGGAGAAAGTTAGACTCCACTGAGGTATCGGTGTCAGAgacctctcttctccctctctggcTTATTTTAATAGACAGGGCACTGAGTCTGGAGGCTGTACTGGCCTCCAGGATCTGGGCCTGTAATTCAAGCAGTTGCCATAAGGGGGCAGTGGCGACAGAATTCCTGGCCTTAGGGTAGGGCCAGCtgacagaaagcagaacaaagaCCACACCCATGTAAATCTCAAACTAGACCTCAGGGCCTC
Protein-coding regions in this window:
- the LAT gene encoding linker for activation of T-cells family member 1 isoform X2, with protein sequence MEAGSLVLFVLGLLLLPLLAVLLMALCVRCRELPGEWVLVGCLGAQTHRQGSSPHAPTPLSLFNFRVAESPVLHHPLPSSPPFPASRALSSPGSYDTAASDGLTPSSIVIKPPPTAASWPPATSYPPVTYLLQSQPDLLRIPRSPQAPGGSPRMPSSQQDSDGANSVASYENEGASGAPAALVGRRLGPVLGSADPVSLPTPEAVCEDADEDEDEEDYPEGYLVVLPDNVPATGAAVPPAPASSNPGLRDSAFSMESGEDYVNVPESEESADASLDGSREYVNVSQELPPVARTEPGRSSQEVEGEEAPDYENLQIH
- the LAT gene encoding linker for activation of T-cells family member 1 isoform X1, encoding MEAGSLVLFVLGLLLLPLLAVLLMALCVRCRELPGEWVLVGCLGAQTHRQGSSPHAPTPLSLFNFRVAESPVLHHPLPSSPPFPASRALSSPGSYDTAASDGLTPSSIVIKPPPTAASWPPATSYPPVTYLLQSQPDLLRIPRSPQAPGGSPRMPSSQQDSDGANSVASYENEGASGAPAALVGRRLGPVLGSADPVSLPTPEAVCEDADEDEDEEDYPEGYLVVLPDNVPATGAAVPPAPASSNPGLRDSAFSMESGEDYVNVPESEESADASLDGSREYVNVSQELPPVARTEPAGRSSQEVEGEEAPDYENLQIH
- the LAT gene encoding linker for activation of T-cells family member 1 isoform X6, with translation MEAGSLVLFVLGLLLLPLLAVLLMALCVRCRELPGEWVLVGCLGAQTHRQGSSPHAPTPLSLFNFRVAESPVLHHPLPSSPPFPASRALSSPGSYDTAASDGLTPSSIVIKPPPTAASWPPATSYPPVTYLLQSQPDLLRIPRSPQAPGGSPRMPSSQQDSDGEAVCEDADEDEDEEDYPEGYLVVLPDNVPATGAAVPPAPASSNPGLRDSAFSMESGEDYVNVPESEESADASLDGSREYVNVSQELPPVARTEPAGRSSQEVEGEEAPDYENLQIH
- the LAT gene encoding linker for activation of T-cells family member 1 isoform X5, which produces MEAGSLVLFVLGLLLLPLLAVLLMALCVRCRELPGEWVLVGCLGAQTHRQGSSPHAPTPLSLFNFRVAESPVLHHPLPSSPPFPASRALSSPGSYDTAASDGLTPSSIVIKPPPTAASWPPATSYPPVTYLLQSQPDLLRIPRSPQAPGGSPRMPSSQQDSDGANSVASYENEEAVCEDADEDEDEEDYPEGYLVVLPDNVPATGAAVPPAPASSNPGLRDSAFSMESGEDYVNVPESEESADASLDGSREYVNVSQELPPVARTEPAGRSSQEVEGEEAPDYENLQIH
- the LAT gene encoding linker for activation of T-cells family member 1 isoform X9 produces the protein MEAGSLVLFVLGLLLLPLLAVLLMALCVRCRELPGSYDTAASDGLTPSSIVIKPPPTAASWPPATSYPPVTYLLQSQPDLLRIPRSPQAPGGSPRMPSSQQDSDGANSVASYENEEAVCEDADEDEDEEDYPEGYLVVLPDNVPATGAAVPPAPASSNPGLRDSAFSMESGEDYVNVPESEESADASLDGSREYVNVSQELPPVARTEPAGRSSQEVEGEEAPDYENLQIH
- the LAT gene encoding linker for activation of T-cells family member 1 isoform X7, translating into MEAGSLVLFVLGLLLLPLLAVLLMALCVRCRELPGSYDTAASDGLTPSSIVIKPPPTAASWPPATSYPPVTYLLQSQPDLLRIPRSPQAPGGSPRMPSSQQDSDGANSVASYENEGASGAPAALVGRRLGPVLGSADPVSLPTPEAVCEDADEDEDEEDYPEGYLVVLPDNVPATGAAVPPAPASSNPGLRDSAFSMESGEDYVNVPESEESADASLDGSREYVNVSQELPPVARTEPAGRSSQEVEGEEAPDYENLQIH
- the LAT gene encoding linker for activation of T-cells family member 1 isoform X8; the encoded protein is MEAGSLVLFVLGLLLLPLLAVLLMALCVRCRELPGSYDTAASDGLTPSSIVIKPPPASWPPATSYPPVTYLLQSQPDLLRIPRSPQAPGGSPRMPSSQQDSDGANSVASYENEGASGAPAALVGRRLGPVLGSADPVSLPTPEAVCEDADEDEDEEDYPEGYLVVLPDNVPATGAAVPPAPASSNPGLRDSAFSMESGEDYVNVPESEESADASLDGSREYVNVSQELPPVARTEPAGRSSQEVEGEEAPDYENLQIH
- the LAT gene encoding linker for activation of T-cells family member 1 isoform X3; protein product: MEAGSLVLFVLGLLLLPLLAVLLMALCVRCRELPGEWVLVGCLGAQTHRQGSSPHAPTPLSLFNFRVAESPVLHHPLPSSPPFPASRALSSPGSYDTAASDGLTPSSIVIKPPPASWPPATSYPPVTYLLQSQPDLLRIPRSPQAPGGSPRMPSSQQDSDGANSVASYENEGASGAPAALVGRRLGPVLGSADPVSLPTPEAVCEDADEDEDEEDYPEGYLVVLPDNVPATGAAVPPAPASSNPGLRDSAFSMESGEDYVNVPESEESADASLDGSREYVNVSQELPPVARTEPAGRSSQEVEGEEAPDYENLQIH